The Shewanella sp. MTB7 genome includes a window with the following:
- a CDS encoding RidA family protein: protein MTASLIKQPVKTELYASKAPLEWAVINNGTLYTAQIPISSTGEVVAGGISAQSKQVMDNLMHTLNAAGVDSDAVLQVLIYVTDRRYLAEFNQIYSQYFTVPYPNRAAMIIAGLAREEMLVELVVYAAVN, encoded by the coding sequence ATGACTGCAAGTTTAATAAAACAACCCGTGAAAACAGAACTTTACGCATCTAAGGCACCATTAGAGTGGGCAGTTATTAATAATGGCACTTTATATACGGCTCAGATCCCTATCTCTTCAACGGGTGAAGTAGTCGCTGGTGGTATTAGCGCGCAATCAAAACAGGTTATGGATAACTTAATGCATACTTTAAATGCGGCTGGTGTTGATTCAGATGCAGTACTGCAAGTGCTTATTTATGTTACTGATCGTCGCTATTTAGCCGAATTTAATCAGATATACAGTCAATATTTTACTGTGCCATATCCAAATCGAGCAGCGATGATTATTGCCGGACTTGCGCGAGAGGAGATGTTAGTCGAGTTGGTTGTTTATGCGGCAGTCAATTAA
- a CDS encoding MFS transporter produces the protein MTQVQPSRINNMAFLLFGILLISISLRSPITGVGPLLDLIREQLKLSATQAGMLTTLPLLAFALFSPVASKLARKNGLEHALMTSLILVLAGITMRSIGSTTTLFIGTVTIGAGIAIANVLLPSLMKRDFPNKITTITSIYVLMMGVGSALSASLAIPMTHLADTLAITFIPNWAFALGGIIFFPIIAILVWLPQMKNHTPPTADTTEFDSHSYLWHSAQAWHITLFLAFNSFLMYIFISWLPTILVDKGYSHEQAGVIHGLLQLFTAVPAIVLIPLMSRINDKRLLSLSLTLLAFIGIIGLIIAPSLAIVWAMLFGFGAGGGFIVALALISLRTSDAHQAATLSGMAQFLGYLLAATGPIMMGAVHEQMQSWTLPLIICALSNVFWSIFALLASKSEIITPHK, from the coding sequence GTGACACAAGTTCAACCTTCTCGAATCAATAATATGGCTTTCTTACTCTTCGGGATCTTATTAATTTCCATTAGTTTGCGCAGCCCAATCACAGGTGTCGGACCTTTACTCGATCTTATCAGAGAGCAGCTTAAGCTATCAGCCACTCAAGCCGGCATGTTAACTACCCTGCCTTTACTGGCTTTTGCTCTTTTCTCACCTGTTGCCTCAAAGCTAGCGAGAAAAAATGGGCTTGAACACGCATTGATGACTTCATTAATATTGGTCCTTGCTGGTATCACCATGCGCTCAATAGGCTCAACGACAACCTTGTTTATCGGCACAGTGACCATAGGGGCGGGAATAGCGATTGCCAACGTGCTCTTGCCTAGTTTAATGAAACGAGATTTTCCAAACAAGATCACAACCATCACCTCTATTTACGTGTTAATGATGGGCGTTGGCTCTGCACTGAGTGCCAGTTTGGCGATCCCGATGACACATTTGGCCGATACTTTGGCAATCACTTTTATTCCCAACTGGGCCTTCGCTTTAGGTGGGATAATCTTCTTCCCCATTATTGCGATCTTGGTCTGGTTACCTCAGATGAAAAACCATACCCCTCCAACAGCGGACACCACTGAGTTTGATAGCCACAGTTACCTTTGGCATTCGGCTCAAGCATGGCACATCACCCTGTTCTTAGCTTTTAATTCATTTTTGATGTACATCTTTATCAGTTGGCTGCCCACCATCTTGGTGGATAAAGGTTACAGCCATGAACAAGCAGGCGTTATTCATGGATTGTTGCAACTTTTCACTGCGGTTCCCGCTATTGTACTTATCCCACTTATGTCCAGAATTAACGATAAGCGACTGCTCAGTTTAAGTTTAACCTTGCTGGCATTTATCGGTATTATCGGGCTAATCATCGCTCCCTCTCTCGCCATAGTGTGGGCCATGTTATTTGGCTTTGGCGCTGGCGGAGGTTTTATTGTTGCCCTAGCCCTAATCAGTCTACGTACATCAGATGCACATCAAGCAGCAACGCTCTCAGGTATGGCTCAATTTCTGGGTTACTTGCTTGCAGCAACAGGCCCCATAATGATGGGAGCTGTGCATGAACAGATGCAAAGCTGGACCCTGCCCTTAATAATCTGTGCATTGAGTAATGTGTTCTGGAGCATCTTCGCCCTACTCGCATCCAAAAGTGAGATAATAACGCCCCATAAATAA
- a CDS encoding membrane dipeptidase produces the protein MYQDQIIIDGLQYCNWTRDYFITLRDSGITAVHVTLAYHEDARQTLSLFGQWNRLFEQNSDVIIPVDYVSDIALAKASGRVGIIFGAQNCSPIDDEIDLVEVMRKQGLLIMQLTYNNQSLLATGCYESVDSGVTRFGKQVIREMNRVGMIIDMSHSAERSTLEAIEISTRPICISHANPTFAHDALRNKSNDVLKALGDSGGLLGFSLYPFHLPNGSECQLNDFCEMVAKTADLIGVEHLAIGSDLCLNQPQSVLEWMRNGRWSKSMDYGEGSSSNSGWPEALLWFDAQNGMKNIYQGLLEQGFSQEEVNQIIGGNWFNFLELSLKK, from the coding sequence ATGTACCAGGATCAAATTATTATTGACGGTTTACAGTACTGCAATTGGACTCGAGATTACTTTATCACTTTGAGGGACAGCGGCATTACCGCAGTGCATGTGACGCTGGCCTACCATGAAGATGCTCGTCAAACCTTGAGCCTTTTTGGTCAATGGAATCGATTATTTGAGCAGAACAGTGATGTGATCATTCCAGTTGATTACGTGAGTGATATCGCGCTGGCGAAAGCGTCGGGTCGAGTTGGGATCATATTTGGTGCTCAAAATTGTTCACCCATTGATGATGAGATCGATCTGGTTGAAGTGATGCGTAAGCAGGGCTTATTGATTATGCAGCTCACTTATAACAACCAAAGCTTACTGGCTACAGGTTGCTATGAAAGTGTTGATTCTGGCGTGACCCGCTTTGGTAAGCAGGTTATTAGAGAGATGAACCGTGTTGGCATGATTATCGATATGTCCCACAGTGCAGAACGTTCAACCTTAGAAGCAATCGAAATCTCAACCCGTCCAATTTGTATCAGTCATGCCAATCCGACCTTTGCTCATGATGCGTTAAGAAATAAATCCAATGATGTGTTGAAGGCTTTGGGTGACTCAGGAGGATTATTGGGATTTAGCTTGTACCCATTTCATCTACCCAATGGCAGTGAATGTCAATTAAATGATTTCTGCGAGATGGTTGCTAAAACAGCCGATTTGATTGGAGTCGAACATTTAGCGATTGGCAGTGATTTATGTTTAAACCAGCCTCAATCAGTCTTGGAATGGATGCGTAATGGCCGCTGGTCAAAGTCGATGGATTATGGCGAAGGATCGTCGTCAAACTCCGGTTGGCCGGAGGCTTTACTCTGGTTCGATGCTCAAAATGGCATGAAAAATATCTATCAAGGTTTACTTGAACAGGGTTTTTCTCAAGAAGAAGTTAATCAAATTATTGGTGGTAATTGGTTTAACTTCTTGGAATTAAGTTTAAAAAAATAA
- a CDS encoding DUF3726 domain-containing protein yields MIVVSHNELVAMTNKAFVGLRLPYGEADLIANMVADLEMVGLHGIKHFVDGLDYLHKTKVQPCNITYESDSEINIDLNNESILCHLPTILGYISDKLLRNNNVKLNIENCCNRWLAFGELCKLSKEGISINACWNDFLEPIRIKYLLNAGNELPEIYINKLINNEEGGVSITSRKLTIEFSNGIFLLPISSEYQQHFSSSQLKKYQEESWSNGISVQLVDWERLKESSQAILVPCKK; encoded by the coding sequence ATGATTGTCGTATCGCATAATGAATTGGTGGCAATGACCAATAAAGCATTTGTAGGATTGAGATTACCTTACGGTGAGGCAGATCTTATTGCCAATATGGTTGCAGATCTCGAGATGGTTGGCTTACATGGCATTAAACATTTTGTTGATGGACTTGACTACCTTCATAAAACAAAAGTGCAGCCTTGCAATATTACTTATGAATCAGATTCAGAAATAAATATTGATTTAAATAATGAGAGTATATTATGTCACCTGCCTACAATTCTGGGGTATATATCGGACAAGTTACTCAGGAATAATAATGTAAAACTCAACATTGAAAATTGTTGTAATCGTTGGTTGGCATTTGGAGAATTATGTAAACTTTCTAAAGAAGGAATTTCAATCAATGCGTGTTGGAATGATTTCCTTGAACCAATAAGGATAAAGTACTTACTTAACGCTGGTAATGAACTTCCCGAAATATATATTAATAAGTTGATTAATAATGAGGAGGGTGGAGTATCAATAACCAGCCGTAAGCTGACCATTGAGTTTAGTAATGGCATTTTTCTATTGCCTATTTCAAGCGAGTATCAGCAACACTTCTCTTCTTCCCAGTTGAAAAAGTATCAGGAAGAATCATGGTCTAATGGTATTTCAGTTCAGTTGGTTGATTGGGAAAGGCTAAAAGAGTCTTCACAGGCTATATTGGTTCCTTGTAAAAAATAA
- a CDS encoding porin, which translates to MKYKKTISVIATSIVILSPISHAGDLFDWYGSIRAQVQKANTGELEYKDNYSRLGAAGSAEILDGIKASYNVEFRLFTSDGSFAGSDSRARLANIGLESEYGSLLIGKQYSPQWNYTNNAIDIFADVDQSAGCTNESSGVICHTSRYGMYGYDEAGNGHYVEVLRPDRAVTYTTPDFNGFQASAMAILNNGDVKSNAAGTDSESLVGYNIAAKYTWQDLTFSAARFAVSSFIEEASIDSAQVVYNHENLSVAAHYQISEDLRFYQGLPSAGEMVDEKVYEVYIGYKFTDVQLQAAYSIIDMSSKSNVNVDTDHFLIDVIYPHKYGRFYAEYSMWGDEAEALFIAADTVLVGVQFDF; encoded by the coding sequence ATGAAATATAAAAAGACTATAAGTGTAATCGCGACTTCAATTGTTATTTTGTCACCCATTAGTCATGCCGGAGACTTGTTTGATTGGTATGGCAGTATTAGAGCTCAAGTGCAGAAAGCAAACACTGGTGAACTTGAATATAAGGATAACTATTCTCGATTGGGGGCTGCTGGAAGTGCAGAGATTTTGGATGGCATTAAAGCCAGTTATAACGTGGAATTTAGACTGTTTACCAGTGATGGATCTTTTGCCGGGAGTGATTCTCGTGCACGATTAGCCAATATTGGTTTAGAGAGTGAATATGGTTCACTGTTAATTGGTAAGCAGTATTCGCCACAATGGAATTATACCAATAATGCCATTGATATCTTTGCTGATGTTGATCAATCAGCTGGCTGTACCAATGAGTCATCTGGGGTTATTTGTCATACCAGTCGTTATGGAATGTATGGCTATGATGAGGCTGGTAATGGTCATTATGTTGAGGTGTTAAGACCTGATAGGGCTGTGACCTATACCACGCCAGATTTCAATGGATTTCAGGCGTCGGCAATGGCTATTTTAAACAATGGCGATGTTAAATCGAATGCCGCGGGAACCGACAGTGAGAGCCTAGTCGGCTACAATATCGCTGCAAAGTATACGTGGCAAGATTTAACCTTCTCAGCAGCCCGCTTTGCCGTTAGTTCATTCATTGAAGAAGCCAGTATCGATTCGGCTCAAGTGGTGTATAACCACGAGAACTTAAGTGTAGCTGCACATTACCAAATATCTGAAGATTTAAGATTTTATCAAGGTTTACCTTCCGCTGGTGAGATGGTTGATGAGAAAGTCTATGAAGTCTACATTGGGTATAAGTTTACTGATGTGCAGTTACAAGCCGCATATTCAATCATTGATATGAGCTCAAAGAGCAATGTTAATGTCGACACCGATCATTTCTTAATTGATGTTATCTATCCCCATAAATATGGCCGATTCTATGCAGAATATAGCATGTGGGGTGATGAGGCTGAGGCGTTATTTATTGCTGCAGATACGGTTCTGGTTGGCGTGCAATTTGATTTCTAA
- the msrA gene encoding peptide-methionine (S)-S-oxide reductase MsrA produces MTVEKAVLAGGCFWGMQDLIRKRVGVISTRVGYTGGDVANATYRDHGNHAEGIEIVFDNTQTSFDDILAFFFQIHDPSTPNRQGNDKGESYRSAIFYESNKQKELAEKMISRINASGIWPGPVVTELSPSGDFWQAEPEHQDYLELRPNGYTCHFPRPDWVLPAED; encoded by the coding sequence ATGACAGTTGAAAAAGCCGTCTTAGCGGGTGGATGTTTTTGGGGAATGCAAGATCTCATACGTAAGCGTGTTGGTGTAATATCAACGCGAGTGGGTTATACCGGTGGGGATGTGGCTAATGCAACCTATAGAGATCATGGCAACCATGCTGAAGGAATTGAGATCGTATTCGATAATACTCAGACGAGTTTCGATGACATTCTAGCTTTTTTCTTTCAAATACATGATCCATCGACACCGAATCGGCAAGGAAATGACAAAGGAGAATCGTATCGTTCCGCTATCTTTTATGAGTCCAATAAACAGAAAGAGTTGGCCGAGAAGATGATATCTCGTATTAATGCTTCTGGGATCTGGCCTGGTCCTGTGGTGACTGAGCTCTCCCCTTCAGGAGATTTTTGGCAAGCAGAACCTGAGCATCAAGATTACCTAGAACTCAGACCTAATGGCTATACTTGTCACTTTCCTCGTCCGGATTGGGTATTGCCAGCAGAAGACTAG
- a CDS encoding BCCT family transporter produces MSNTTNSTIMTDKPESVMAKLGVDNPALWMSGGFICLFVILALFDNQLLSEIVNVGFAWSVNYFGPFWQILMLLTFFIAIALASAKTGNVRLGNLDKPELDGFKWMAIILCTLLAGGGVFWAAAEPIAHFVTPPPLYGAQEDQMQGAFNALSQSFMHWGFLAWAILGSLTSIVLMHLHYDKGLPLQPRTLLYPILGERALKGMTGATIDACCIIAVAAGTIGPIGFLGLQLSFALNAMFGIPDGFTTQLIIVMLAIVIYTVSALSGVNRGIQILSRYNVILAVGLIIYILVFGPTNFIVNSYLQGVGTMIDNFIPMATYRGDEGWLSWWTVFFWGWFIGYGPMMAIFLAKISRGYTIRKIVFSICIIAPLITCFWFTVVGGSGLAFEIANPGSISKAFEGFNLPGALLAITNQLPFPMVISILFLILTTIFIVTTGDSMTYTISVVVSGKAEPNAVIRVFWGIMMGVTAIILISLGSGGVSALQSFIVITAVPVSLILLPSLWNAPQIAMKMAKEQGL; encoded by the coding sequence ATGTCTAATACAACCAATAGCACAATTATGACGGATAAACCTGAATCCGTTATGGCAAAATTAGGAGTCGATAATCCAGCGTTGTGGATGAGCGGTGGCTTTATATGCCTGTTCGTTATCTTAGCGCTTTTTGATAATCAGCTCCTGTCTGAAATAGTCAATGTTGGTTTTGCTTGGTCAGTGAATTACTTTGGACCTTTTTGGCAAATATTAATGTTATTGACCTTCTTTATCGCCATTGCTTTGGCTTCAGCCAAGACGGGTAATGTCCGTTTAGGCAATCTAGATAAACCGGAATTAGACGGTTTTAAATGGATGGCGATTATCCTATGTACTTTACTGGCTGGTGGTGGCGTATTTTGGGCTGCAGCTGAACCCATTGCTCACTTTGTTACTCCTCCACCGCTTTATGGTGCTCAAGAAGATCAGATGCAAGGTGCATTTAATGCTCTGTCTCAATCCTTTATGCACTGGGGATTCTTAGCTTGGGCAATTTTAGGCAGTCTAACCTCAATTGTACTGATGCACCTTCACTACGACAAAGGCCTACCGCTTCAACCAAGAACCTTACTCTATCCCATTTTAGGTGAGCGAGCGTTGAAAGGGATGACTGGTGCCACGATTGATGCATGCTGCATTATTGCTGTTGCTGCCGGCACAATTGGTCCTATTGGTTTTCTTGGTTTACAGCTGAGTTTTGCATTAAATGCAATGTTCGGTATTCCTGATGGCTTTACGACTCAATTGATAATTGTAATGTTAGCTATTGTTATTTATACGGTTTCAGCGCTAAGCGGGGTTAATCGAGGCATTCAGATCCTCAGTCGATATAACGTCATCTTAGCGGTAGGTTTGATCATCTATATCTTAGTCTTTGGTCCAACCAACTTTATCGTTAATAGCTACCTTCAAGGAGTTGGTACTATGATCGATAACTTCATCCCGATGGCCACTTATCGAGGTGATGAGGGCTGGTTAAGCTGGTGGACTGTGTTTTTTTGGGGCTGGTTTATTGGTTATGGGCCGATGATGGCTATCTTCCTGGCTAAGATCTCCAGAGGCTACACGATTAGAAAAATTGTTTTCTCTATCTGTATTATCGCTCCACTGATCACCTGTTTCTGGTTCACTGTCGTTGGTGGTTCAGGACTGGCATTCGAAATCGCTAATCCAGGTTCAATCAGTAAAGCATTTGAAGGATTTAATTTGCCAGGTGCTTTATTAGCTATCACTAATCAATTACCTTTCCCTATGGTTATCTCGATCCTATTCTTAATTTTAACCACTATATTCATTGTCACCACGGGTGATTCAATGACTTACACCATTAGTGTGGTGGTTAGTGGTAAGGCTGAGCCTAATGCCGTTATTCGAGTCTTTTGGGGAATCATGATGGGCGTAACAGCTATTATATTGATCTCATTAGGCTCTGGAGGAGTGAGTGCATTGCAATCATTTATCGTTATTACAGCTGTCCCAGTGTCATTGATCCTATTGCCATCCCTTTGGAATGCACCACAAATCGCCATGAAGATGGCTAAAGAGCAAGGTCTATAA
- a CDS encoding EAL domain-containing protein — MLTKLSSRLTNYYKAPWFITLLIFIIPLLLVALIHPQVAKYELVSKLQQDFDLLENLMVERMLTSSSPKEKAVIDKLSWTCSEDDIALLKSPEFSPNIVRLIQLELANGKKCSNLSVPYHYEADDTKVLPNTNIKISTSIDKNPFFRNFIFEIPAKEHKLVGVTNNTVFNSFLTELCPNCYQVDIQYHGLPLVSRGNQTLSNTKNSKRITRYIPSLDLTQTLISSDAMYQDFKEKSWLTLLCLSLIFSSLFTIYFWHWQHNQVSLETMLMNSLKKNEFIPYYQIIINTRSNEIVGQEMLVRWQRSDGELGAPNQFIPYAEDSGLVIPITESTLAQVKQDMPKLLGWVSVNIVAEHLENGQLSQWFEEHANHDTQRLCFELTERKPIANFEKAIIEINQLASQCHGFKLDDFGTGFGGFSYLQRLGVNSIKIDKMFIDTIGTDDFKADVLNSIIAFGHESKMEMIAEGIETQAQADYLNKRGVYLHQGYLYAQPTPLDKLQDIYARYAKHEN; from the coding sequence TTGCTAACTAAGCTATCATCACGCTTAACTAACTACTATAAAGCACCTTGGTTTATCACCCTGCTTATCTTCATTATCCCTTTACTGCTGGTGGCATTAATTCATCCGCAAGTGGCAAAGTATGAGTTAGTCTCTAAGCTTCAGCAGGATTTCGATCTACTCGAAAACCTCATGGTAGAACGAATGCTCACTTCATCAAGCCCAAAAGAAAAAGCTGTTATAGATAAACTATCTTGGACCTGCAGTGAGGACGATATTGCCCTCTTAAAAAGCCCGGAATTTAGTCCAAATATAGTACGACTTATTCAACTAGAGTTAGCTAATGGCAAGAAATGTTCTAATTTATCCGTGCCATATCACTATGAAGCTGATGACACTAAGGTATTACCAAATACCAACATTAAAATAAGCACTTCAATAGATAAAAACCCATTTTTCCGCAACTTTATCTTTGAGATCCCTGCCAAAGAACATAAGTTAGTTGGTGTCACTAATAATACTGTATTTAATAGCTTTCTCACGGAACTTTGCCCTAACTGCTACCAAGTCGATATTCAATATCATGGATTACCTTTAGTTTCTCGAGGTAACCAAACCCTCTCTAATACTAAAAATAGTAAGCGTATTACTCGCTATATTCCCAGTTTGGATTTGACCCAAACCCTGATCAGTAGTGATGCTATGTATCAAGATTTTAAAGAAAAAAGTTGGCTCACCTTACTGTGCCTAAGCTTAATTTTTTCCTCTTTATTCACCATCTATTTCTGGCACTGGCAACATAATCAGGTCTCATTAGAAACAATGTTAATGAACAGTTTAAAGAAAAATGAGTTTATTCCCTACTATCAGATCATCATTAATACCCGCAGCAATGAGATTGTGGGGCAAGAGATGCTGGTTCGTTGGCAAAGAAGTGATGGTGAATTGGGAGCACCAAACCAGTTTATCCCCTATGCAGAGGATTCAGGGCTTGTCATTCCCATCACAGAATCAACATTGGCACAGGTCAAACAAGATATGCCTAAGCTTCTTGGTTGGGTCAGCGTAAACATTGTCGCTGAACACCTTGAGAATGGGCAGCTAAGCCAATGGTTTGAAGAACACGCTAACCATGACACACAGCGACTATGTTTTGAATTAACAGAACGCAAACCTATAGCAAATTTTGAGAAAGCAATTATTGAGATCAACCAACTAGCCTCTCAATGCCATGGTTTTAAATTGGATGATTTTGGCACTGGATTTGGGGGGTTTAGTTACCTGCAAAGACTGGGAGTTAACAGTATTAAAATCGATAAGATGTTTATTGATACGATAGGCACTGACGATTTTAAAGCTGATGTGCTTAACTCAATAATCGCGTTTGGGCACGAATCTAAAATGGAGATGATTGCAGAGGGAATTGAAACTCAAGCCCAAGCTGACTATCTCAATAAACGAGGTGTCTACTTGCACCAAGGTTATCTCTATGCCCAGCCAACTCCCTTAGATAAACTGCAGGATATCTATGCCCGCTATGCTAAACATGAAAACTAA
- a CDS encoding aldehyde dehydrogenase family protein — protein sequence MTFSAEKSLYINGEWHTGITTKVNINPSDITSSLGEFSQASKQQVVDAIEAARHAQSQWEHSPLEQKQRVLQGIGDELIARCDELGKLLSSEEGKPFAEGRGEIYRAGQFFQYFAAEVLRQMGDIAQSVRPGVSVEVTREALGVVAVISPWNFPTATAAWKIAPALAFGNSVIWKPANLTPASAVALTDIIHRQGLPAGTFNLVLGSGAEVGNTLINSADIDGVSFTGSVDTGRKVATATAANFVRCQLEMGSKNALVIADDADINIAVEATIMGSFSGAGQKCTASSRLVVFDSIHDEYVDALIKRMASLKVGHALTEGVFMGPIVDKTQLDANFDWLDKAKGQGASVGFGGERLTLEHDGYYMSPTLLLETQNSWSVNQEEVFAPMASIIRVNNLEEAITTVNDTRFGLTGGIITQSLRSSAMFKQQAQTGCVMVNLPTAGTDYHVPFGGRKESSFGPREQGQYAKEFYTVIKTTYLRPY from the coding sequence ATGACATTTTCTGCAGAAAAATCACTTTATATTAATGGTGAATGGCATACGGGAATTACGACCAAAGTCAATATTAACCCGTCTGATATTACCTCAAGCTTAGGTGAGTTCTCACAAGCCAGTAAGCAGCAAGTTGTTGATGCTATTGAAGCTGCAAGACATGCTCAATCTCAATGGGAACATTCCCCATTAGAGCAAAAGCAGCGTGTTTTACAGGGGATTGGTGACGAGTTAATCGCACGTTGTGATGAGTTGGGTAAATTGCTTTCATCTGAAGAGGGTAAGCCCTTTGCGGAAGGACGGGGTGAGATTTACCGAGCTGGACAGTTTTTCCAATACTTTGCTGCAGAAGTATTAAGGCAGATGGGGGATATCGCTCAGTCGGTTCGCCCTGGTGTATCGGTTGAGGTGACGCGAGAAGCATTAGGCGTTGTTGCTGTTATTTCACCCTGGAATTTCCCGACGGCTACCGCGGCTTGGAAGATCGCGCCTGCGTTGGCTTTTGGTAATAGCGTTATCTGGAAACCCGCAAACTTAACCCCTGCAAGCGCCGTTGCATTAACAGACATTATTCATCGACAGGGTTTGCCCGCGGGTACTTTCAACTTAGTACTAGGTAGTGGTGCCGAGGTGGGGAATACCTTAATTAATTCTGCTGATATTGATGGTGTTAGCTTTACGGGCTCAGTGGACACCGGCCGAAAAGTCGCCACCGCGACCGCAGCTAATTTTGTGCGCTGCCAACTGGAAATGGGCAGTAAAAACGCGTTGGTGATTGCCGATGACGCTGATATCAACATCGCTGTCGAAGCGACCATCATGGGCTCATTCTCAGGCGCAGGCCAAAAATGTACCGCCTCTTCCAGACTCGTCGTATTCGATAGCATTCATGATGAATATGTTGATGCTCTGATTAAACGTATGGCTAGTTTGAAAGTTGGCCACGCACTTACAGAAGGTGTCTTCATGGGGCCGATTGTCGATAAGACTCAGTTAGACGCTAACTTTGACTGGCTTGATAAAGCTAAAGGCCAAGGCGCATCAGTGGGTTTTGGTGGTGAAAGACTGACGTTAGAGCATGACGGTTACTACATGTCACCGACATTATTGTTAGAGACTCAAAATAGTTGGTCGGTGAACCAGGAGGAAGTGTTTGCTCCCATGGCTAGCATTATCAGGGTAAACAATCTTGAGGAGGCAATAACAACAGTTAACGATACGCGCTTTGGCTTAACCGGCGGGATCATCACTCAAAGTCTACGCAGTAGTGCCATGTTTAAGCAACAGGCACAAACAGGTTGTGTCATGGTGAACTTACCGACAGCAGGTACCGATTATCACGTTCCTTTTGGAGGTCGTAAAGAGTCAAGCTTTGGCCCTAGAGAGCAAGGTCAGTATGCCAAAGAGTTTTATACCGTCATTAAAACCACTTACCTGCGTCCATATTAA
- a CDS encoding AraC family transcriptional regulator, with translation MSSKQPIFPDFDSDSYPQKVVSLRATSGDYAAETSFHQHHKCQLVMALSGFVKCKIADAIWVVPPNCAVWIPSQVPHCNKISSNAEVCMLFIDPDVDGMPDKSCTLSISPLVKELIIYLSGQEQCYLTDSSTAKLVEVLIDQLQVMPTEHFDFPTPAEPRLNAIALQLIATPADRRCVGEWARQHAMSERTLARLVKLETGLTFGRWRGQLHLVLALQKLTTGDSVQRIADELGYESVSAFITFFKKTLGRPPKQYMKLRD, from the coding sequence ATGTCCTCTAAACAGCCAATATTTCCAGATTTTGATTCTGATAGTTACCCGCAAAAAGTGGTGTCATTGAGAGCGACAAGTGGTGACTATGCCGCGGAAACATCATTTCATCAACATCATAAATGCCAACTGGTTATGGCCTTGAGTGGATTTGTGAAGTGTAAAATTGCCGATGCTATCTGGGTGGTACCGCCCAACTGTGCTGTGTGGATCCCAAGTCAGGTTCCACACTGTAATAAGATCTCCAGTAATGCTGAGGTGTGCATGCTATTTATCGACCCTGATGTCGATGGTATGCCGGATAAGAGCTGCACTCTGTCGATATCGCCCTTGGTGAAAGAGTTAATCATCTATTTAAGTGGGCAAGAGCAATGCTATCTTACCGATAGTTCTACCGCTAAACTTGTCGAGGTGTTAATCGATCAATTGCAAGTAATGCCAACTGAGCATTTTGATTTTCCGACTCCGGCTGAGCCGAGATTAAATGCTATAGCATTACAACTTATAGCGACTCCGGCAGATAGACGATGCGTGGGGGAGTGGGCTAGGCAGCACGCCATGAGTGAGCGGACCTTAGCTAGGCTGGTAAAATTGGAAACCGGACTGACCTTCGGTCGCTGGCGAGGTCAACTGCATCTGGTGTTGGCTCTGCAAAAACTCACCACAGGGGATTCAGTTCAACGTATTGCTGATGAGTTAGGCTATGAGTCCGTGAGTGCATTTATTACCTTTTTTAAGAAGACGTTAGGTCGACCACCAAAACAATATATGAAGCTCAGAGATTGA